The Scophthalmus maximus strain ysfricsl-2021 chromosome 14, ASM2237912v1, whole genome shotgun sequence region CCCTCAGGAGAATCACCGACTCCAACTGAAGTCAAGCTTCGTTTTAAATGCATCTTTGCCCCGAGTTGAACTGTTCTGTTTTCCCCCCAATAAACTTTAGTTGCTTCATGAAATGTGAGCGTtatattctgtgtttttgcCACTTGTGGTTTGTCGCCTCTCAACTGCAGCTCAGGTCACTAAAATCGATACCTACTTAAATTCTAATTTTGGTAAAATACACCTGAAATTTATGAGTGCGGatacatttctctcctctttcagtcacaacacagaaaatatcTCCCGTCTGGCAGCTGTCTTGCGTAGCTTCTGTTGATCTTGTCCTGCACAGTTTAATCTCCTCCATGCGAAGACTTACTGTACCGAACAATGCCAGAGTTGCGGTCTCCCAGTTTGCACCACTGCACTATTAGCTGGTTACTGTGGCGGCAGAATTTATCCGAATGATTAACATTAACcacaatatacaatatagaAAGTTGCAGCGCAGACTGGAGAGTGCGAGAAAggaaactgaaattaaaaagtttAGCTCAATTCTGTGATTCTGGACAGacccaacaaaaaaataacagagtATGAAGTACACAGTAAACGATCGGGATGGATCTGGTGAAGCAGGATACAGGAGAGGCAATAAACAACAGTGTataaacagttaaaaaagaataaataaaaataatttgatttaaGATGATTAATGTCATATTGTATGACATGTAGCTGCCACCGTTAACCTTAACATATCTAAAATATAGCTATAAAATATGAGCATTGTGCACATTCTTTTCATGGTTTTCCTGATATTTAGTataaaaattaaagacaaacatATATGAAAATAGGATTCTTTCTACACAGCAGAGGTAAAAGTTTCATGTGTTTGTAGATTGTCCTTCAAGTATTGTTCACAATCAACAATATTTCTTCAATCAATTTTGTTACTTAATGATATTAAACATTAATTACAATgtcatttaaattataaaacaaatgtgtaGTTACATTTTAAGACCTCCATAACTAAAACTACATAATTAAATAATGATTATATGTTACATAAAGTAGAGATggtcattatcattttaataatatCAGAAATCCTCCAACTGagatgtatattttatatatatgtataaatattatatattcaatttttttcatctgtacGGCACCATACCACCAAACATTTACTGTGACATaatggaaaatataataaagCATAGGTgtatattaagaaaaaaatgtaattgaaaagACAAgttatacaataaaatataaaaatataaaaataagttatcaacttcataaaataaatgtcattatgTTGTGTATCTGGAGCCAATATTGGGACAATACGCTAATtctgtagtttgtttttaaaggggaATTCTTGAGAGAGTCGAATATGGCTGCAATACGTCAAGGGACCTGAAGTCAAAACTGTCCGACACTTGAACGCTGTAGCGCACCTGAAGCTAAGGGTTAAGAGTAGGTAAATTAAATAACCCTAAACCTCCTGTAAACATACGGGTAACTTACAGTACATCGTAACACtgtaaaaaagtaaatcaaagtCCAGTGAGACACAAAGAGCAACACTACAGTTTACGCTCACTTATTTGCATACAGTGGGGTCGCTCATGTAGCGACAGGGAATGGCTTCCTGCGATGTTAtgcaacatttttaatgcaaaagGGCTCTTCCATATTGTTCTGCAGCCTTTGTCCACTGGATGTGTGGATACCATACTAGTCTTTTCCTTTGTCCAGGCACGTCAAAACACCAAaccatttaattatttatcccccccttttttttcaaatacaaatcCATATTTCTGACTCAATGTTGTGCTCCAACAAAAAGGTAAACATGTGCCAGTAGCCTTCAATTATAACTACGAGAGAATTTGAATAACAATGCTTTGTTTGTGAAGAGGTGGTATAAAAAGCCCTGAAAACATGGGGAATCTCTCCAACGGAGACCATGGGCAAGGTAGGTACTGATTTTCCTCTCTGCAACGATTAAATGTAAGTCGCAACGAAGCTTGTCAGGATATTTCATGTCCGAACACCCAGCTGAGACCTTCCTCTGATGTAACTGGGCACATTTCACCTGCAGCTCATGACACTTTGCCCCCAGATCATCTTTTACGAGGACAAGAACTTCCAGGGTCGGAGCTATGAGTGCGGCAACGACTGCACGGACCTTCACTCGTACTTCAGCCGGTGCAACTCAATCCGGGTGGAGAGCGGCTGCTTCATGATCTACGAGCGACCCAACTTCATGGGCCACCAGTACTTCATGCGGAAGGGAGAGTATCCTGACTACCAGAGGTGGATGGGCTTCAGCAGCTGTATCCGCTCGTGCCGGATGATTCCACTGGTGAGCCAGTTATAGTTTGTAAAGACAACGGAAGATTACTGTAGATGACTAAACTTATCCTAAGGATTTTTGCCATTTGAACATATTGTTGTGTCCATTGTTAAGTTTGTCATGAGCTCTAAAGTATTTTTCCCGTGGTCCTGCAGTATCGCGGCTCCTACAGATTGCGCATCTACGAGAAGCCCGACTTCAGCGGTCACATGATGGAGTTCATGGATGACTGTCCCTGTGTGTCTGACCGTTTCCACCACCGCCACGTCTACTCCTGTAATCTTATGAATGGCTACTGGATCTTCTACGAATACCCCAACTACAGGGGCAGACAGTACTTCCTCAGACCTGGGGAGTACCGGAGGTACCGCGACTGGTGCGCCACCTGCGCCATCGTCGGCTCCTTCAGGAGGGTCACCGAATTTTAGCCATCAAGCGACACCTTGCTGTAAATATGGAACACTTTGTTTATTAAAGATGTTGAATTTTTAACCTTCTTCGTGAAAGTGTTCTCATTGGTTTGTCACAAACTGGCATTGAAAGGCATCAATAAGTGTGAAGTTGTAGTTGTGGCCTTGAGTTTGGTCGAATTAGCCTTAAAAAAAGGTGACACTTTAACTGTGTGGTTTTCATACGTTGTTCTCACTCTGTAATAACTGTGAACAAGAAGGTAAAAAGcacaaattaatataaatattaataaactatCCATCAACTAACACGTATTAATCAATATCTTCTCCTTTGTGACACTTGCTCTCACTCACTTAGGTTCACTGCTGTACTCTATACAatgtaaatcataaatcattatATAGAAACAAAGTATTCTTATCATATACTTATATACTAtactgacaaaagaaaattgtttaccAACTTGAAAACAATTACTTAAATTGGTAACGAAAACAAATTAAGCTTATTCAAATTAAAGGTTATCAATTGTCCTGACTTATTAACTTTTAGTTGAataaacttaattcatttgttttttttaacaattaatctatttattttaagattgtaaaaattttcttttttcttggttCTGTAAATTTTACTGCCACATTTTGCTGTAGCTGCCTCCCACATTTCactggaaattaaaaaacataattacataATTATCACTTCATAAATCTCTCTAAATTACAGCATTTCTTTTGTTCTCGTGCTTTTAACTTGTGTTACTGTATTAAAAATTAGAAGTTGACCAAATCTTGGCACAGAAGCACAGAATCAAGAGTACTTCCAAAAATATAGTCATTGTGATGCTCTTTGATGAATTTAATGCCATTGataattttatctttttttaatactataGAAATAGTAGTTATATTTAATGAATAAGAACAATGCATTTGAATTATGAACCCTCTTTTAGACTTGAAAGACGCCTGGCATCATTCACGCCAGGTGACGCAAATGGTACACAACTCatgtcatttgtttcatttcaactaGAGCAAAATATTGGTGTGACGTGTGGCTGTGAAAGCCAATTAGCATTGAGATGTGATCTTTTAGACTCGAGTTGGTCTTTGTATCGTGATCGggcaaagaaggagagggctcgggagaaagtgagtgaggaagttggacgctagctttggccccagttagcacaaccgctttgtgtggctttcccatcggcattcctgtctgtgtgtttgttcagaggttTGTCTGAGAAAGTGGAATGACGAACGAGTGAATGTTCGCCGGTTGTGTTTATGATGCAGATGAGCACAAATGTTCCTGCGACCAAACTATGTACCGACAGGAAGATAATCGCCAATCAAACCTGAACCCAAATGAAGGAAAttcatgtgaaaatgtattGGATATATGAcgtttatgtttgtttaatgATCTAATTTGAGTGTTACAGTCTCATCATCATTTTTAGTCCCTTCAGTTGAAAAGAAGCTtcagtgacaaataaaaatcatggtGTATTTATTCTCACTTTTCATCTCACAAACgatgcatttctgtttttaacaattgaactagtttttctttttagcaaagTGTATAAACTTTTTATTTGGAATTGCTGATGTTTCCACTCAGgttatctattcatttattcatttactcgtacaaattgaaaaagtacattaaaaaatgcaattttgttttcactcagGCCTTTAATCCCCTTGACctgttacaaataaaaattttctttcattaattcaGTGATAATATTTGGTAAATTGTCAATACGTCAAATCACTGAGTTTGTATATGTTCTTTTAATCATACAGACACACTGGATACTTTATCAAGTCATAATTACTGAACCCCTCATATACAAAAACATTCTTATTTTCCTAAAGGAAACTAgatgagagaaacaaacaattttaaataaacaatatttatcaATTTCTTCAACTCTAACCAACAGGAGCTGAAGCTCTATGACCTAGATACAGAAATCtgtaaatacatacatgtattaTTTCTATTTCCGTGTCATGCTTATGCATTTGGCCGGTTCCTTTTTGGGATTATAAAACAACCCTAATTttcaaaaaagtaaattttaaacaaaacacgcacacactaaaaTAAAGTAACTAAATAAATCCTACATTAACTTATCACATACAGAACTATTCTATAAACGTAagtgctttttctctcttctcccaggCTTTGTGCATTAACCATATTTACAAAATCTATATTAACATCACAATCTTCATGGTCAAAGGTAAAGTACCTTAGATCTTTGATAGATTATACTCAACATAGTTCTCGGTAACATATTCAatctcttttaatttgtgtcacaTTTACAAGTTGTAAGGTTTTTATTAACTTTATGAATCtttagtgaaaaaaagaagaatacaaaATCAGAATATATCATTATTTTCCTAAGTGAATATTGGTACAGGTTCTGGGTCATAGCCCGATGTTCAGTTCTTTCCACCAGTGAGGATCAGACCGTATGTGGAGAACCTTCTGACTGAGAatagaccacacacacaaagcttttGCTCATAATAGACAATGCACATGAGCGCTGCCAGAAATGTATGGATGGAGAACAATTGTTACACGTTCATAGGCCCCGTTCAGCAAAAGTCATACTGCTAATTCATCAGCTTTCCACATTTGAATAACAACACGTCGTGGGCCCCGGGTTTCTGTATAAAAAGGTCCTGGAAACATGGAGTTAGCAGAGCAAGTTGAACCATCCACCAGGAACAACCTAAACCACCATCATGGGCAAGGTAGATAAGAATGATAACAACTTGCAACTATCAATAGGCTGCAGTTTCTAAAAACAGCTAAAATGAAGGTTTTTCCTCAATATAGTCGCAATTTTACTCTTAACTCAAGATCCACTCCTCTGTTCTCCCTTGCAGATCATCTTCTACGAGGAAAGGAACTTCCAGGGTCGTTCCTATGAGTGCATGAGCGACTGCTCCGACATGTCCTCCTTCCTGAGCAGGTCCCAGTCCTGCAGGGTTGATAGCGGCTGCTTCATGGTCTACGAGCGTCCCAACTTCACAGGCCAGCAGTTCTTCCTGAGGAGGGGCGAGTACAACGACATGCAGCGCATGATGAGCATGGGAATGATGTTCGACTCCATCAGATCCTGCAGAATGATCCCCTTCGTAAGAGACCACACCTTTGACGTATGTGAATGGATTTAAACTCACGAAGCCATACTCACATGTCCCCCTGTTCCGACTTACAGCACAGAGGTCCATTCAGGATGAAGATCTTCGAGAGGGAAAACCACAGCGGTCAGAGTCACGAGCTGATGGACGACTGCGAGAACATCATGGACCGTTACCGCATGTCCGAGTGCCAGTCCGCCCAGGTGATGGACGGCCACTGGCTGATGTACGAGCAGCCCCACTACAGAGGCAAGATGATGTACCTGAGGCCCGGCGACCACAGGAGCTTCAGGGACCTGGGCATGAGCGGCACCAGGTTCATGAGCATGAGGCGCATCACCGACATGTGCTAGACTTCTGTATTCGACCTCAGTAAATAAACATGATCTGTCATTCATAACCACATTTGTCAAGTGCCTACTTCCTCTATGTGAATTGTCCTTCATCGCAAAAACAGCTAAATGGTGTCAGAAATCTAATATTAGACTAATATTACAACATGAAGTATGTTAAATATAAAAGAGGGTTGAAACAGAGACACATTAATCATTTAGCCATTTAAGTTTAAGTGAGTGAGTCCAGCATCCAGCTCTTATAATGCATCCATGtataaaatgttgtgttttaggCTGTAGATGTTAGTTTTAGGAGCAGGTATGTCA contains the following coding sequences:
- the LOC118282561 gene encoding gamma-crystallin M2 — its product is MTLCPQIIFYEDKNFQGRSYECGNDCTDLHSYFSRCNSIRVESGCFMIYERPNFMGHQYFMRKGEYPDYQRWMGFSSCIRSCRMIPLYRGSYRLRIYEKPDFSGHMMEFMDDCPCVSDRFHHRHVYSCNLMNGYWIFYEYPNYRGRQYFLRPGEYRRYRDWCATCAIVGSFRRVTEF
- the LOC118282573 gene encoding gamma-crystallin M1, which gives rise to MGKIIFYEERNFQGRSYECMSDCSDMSSFLSRSQSCRVDSGCFMVYERPNFTGQQFFLRRGEYNDMQRMMSMGMMFDSIRSCRMIPFHRGPFRMKIFERENHSGQSHELMDDCENIMDRYRMSECQSAQVMDGHWLMYEQPHYRGKMMYLRPGDHRSFRDLGMSGTRFMSMRRITDMC